One genomic region from Egicoccus sp. AB-alg6-2 encodes:
- a CDS encoding ArdC-like ssDNA-binding domain-containing protein, which translates to MSAPTKAGRLSVEDRRAQVQGQLEAELRRIIDSGEYAAWFTKMAAFHRYSPTNAAWIVAQAPQATKVASYRTWQQVGRQVRKGETGIMVFHPKPYWLDPATGERVRPPATAGERARYEQRIGFGVGHVFDVAQTDGDPLPELGRPAPDQAPQALANHLTSWCADHGVTLETRELPADLYGYYQREHDRIVVAAANSDGERVATIAHELAHRHDPELRDAHTAGDRRYYAHNRADCEAVAEAAAHAISARFNFDITGHAAGYIASWVDGDVDRLTALHQRVGKVTATVLPTDRLDLALDAARQQAAAVARPPARSR; encoded by the coding sequence ATGAGCGCCCCGACCAAGGCGGGCCGGCTCTCGGTCGAGGACCGTCGCGCCCAAGTGCAAGGACAGCTCGAGGCCGAGCTGCGCCGGATCATCGACTCGGGCGAGTACGCCGCCTGGTTCACCAAGATGGCCGCGTTCCACCGCTACTCGCCTACCAACGCGGCCTGGATCGTGGCGCAGGCACCGCAGGCGACCAAGGTCGCGTCGTATCGGACCTGGCAGCAGGTCGGCCGGCAGGTCCGCAAGGGCGAGACCGGCATCATGGTCTTCCATCCCAAGCCCTACTGGCTCGACCCCGCCACCGGTGAGCGGGTCCGCCCGCCAGCCACCGCGGGCGAGCGTGCCCGCTACGAACAGCGCATCGGCTTCGGGGTCGGGCACGTGTTCGACGTCGCCCAGACCGACGGCGACCCACTCCCAGAGCTCGGCAGGCCCGCCCCCGACCAGGCCCCGCAGGCGCTGGCCAACCACCTCACCAGCTGGTGTGCCGACCACGGCGTCACGCTCGAGACCCGCGAGCTACCGGCTGATCTGTACGGCTACTACCAGCGCGAACACGACCGGATTGTGGTCGCCGCTGCCAACAGCGACGGTGAGCGGGTGGCGACCATCGCGCACGAGCTCGCCCACCGCCACGACCCTGAGCTGCGCGACGCGCACACGGCAGGCGACCGCCGCTACTACGCCCACAACCGGGCCGACTGTGAAGCGGTCGCCGAGGCCGCCGCGCATGCGATCTCGGCCCGGTTCAACTTCGACATCACCGGCCACGCGGCGGGCTACATCGCCAGCTGGGTCGACGGTGACGTCGACCGGCTGACGGCGTTGCACCAACGTGTCGGCAAGGTCACCGCCACCGTGCTGCCAACCGACCGGCTCGACCTGGCCCTCGACGCCGCCCGCCAACAAGCGGCAGCCGTCGCCCGCCCACCCGCGCGAAGCCGGTGA